A window of the Acidovorax sp. YS12 genome harbors these coding sequences:
- a CDS encoding DUF3717 domain-containing protein, whose translation MAGIHITDIEAAINHWRAKAPSPDGVSVAPAWRALAEVYALMVFHRTAEVDEARLPPAALSAWLDWYATTPDTPCIAICSTSQGDATCKGCGRSFEEVQLWTAMTPVQKRAVWRRITAEGDSWRFTRYAERATERTA comes from the coding sequence ATGGCTGGAATCCACATCACCGACATCGAGGCCGCCATCAACCACTGGCGTGCCAAGGCACCGTCGCCCGACGGCGTGAGCGTCGCGCCCGCCTGGCGCGCGCTGGCCGAGGTATACGCGCTGATGGTGTTCCACCGCACGGCGGAAGTGGACGAGGCGCGCCTGCCGCCCGCGGCCCTGTCCGCCTGGCTCGACTGGTACGCCACCACGCCCGACACGCCGTGCATCGCCATCTGCTCCACCAGCCAGGGCGACGCCACCTGCAAGGGCTGCGGGCGCAGCTTCGAGGAAGTGCAGCTGTGGACCGCCATGACGCCCGTGCAGAAACGCGCCGTCTGGCGCCGCATCACGGCCGAGGGCGATTCTTGGCGTTTCACGCGCTATGCCGAGCGCGCCACGGAGCGCACCGCCTGA
- a CDS encoding YaeQ family protein yields MALKSTIFKANVAIADIDHGYYADHALTLARHPSETDERMMVRLVALALNAHQLNDMCNGDGTLAFGAGLSDPDDPDVSLTDFTGQKRLWIEVGQPEEKPIAKACGKADAVVLYPFHHAAEVWWKGIEGKLARQDKLQVWRLPSDTAQALAALAERSMQLQATIQEGALTLSSNLGTVFVEPLRWK; encoded by the coding sequence ATGGCCCTCAAATCCACCATCTTCAAGGCGAACGTCGCCATTGCCGACATCGACCACGGCTACTACGCCGACCACGCGCTGACGTTGGCGCGCCACCCGAGCGAGACCGACGAGCGCATGATGGTGCGCCTCGTGGCCCTGGCGCTCAACGCCCACCAGTTGAACGACATGTGCAACGGCGACGGCACGCTGGCCTTCGGCGCCGGCCTGTCCGACCCCGACGACCCCGACGTGTCGCTGACCGACTTCACCGGGCAGAAGCGCCTGTGGATCGAAGTCGGCCAGCCAGAGGAAAAGCCCATCGCCAAGGCCTGCGGCAAGGCCGACGCCGTGGTGCTCTACCCTTTCCACCATGCCGCCGAAGTCTGGTGGAAAGGCATCGAGGGCAAGCTCGCGCGCCAGGACAAGCTGCAGGTGTGGCGCCTGCCGTCGGACACCGCCCAGGCCCTGGCCGCGCTGGCCGAGCGCAGCATGCAGTTGCAGGCCACCATCCAGGAAGGCGCGCTAACGCTCAGCAGCAACCTGGGCACGGTGTTCGTGGAGCCGCTGCGCTGGAAGTAA
- the purB gene encoding adenylosuccinate lyase: MSTITALSPLDGRYAAKLSTLRPIMSEHGYMQRRVQVEVAWFIALSDAGFPEFKPLSVGARAYLLGLVKNFSEADSAAIKDIEKTTNHDVKAVEYWIKSRFEARPELERAAEFVHFACTSEDINNTSHALQLRAGRDQVVLPSLDRIVLKLRDMASLYADVPMLSRTHGQTASPTTVGKELANVVARLQGAVERISAVKIMGKMNGAVGNYNAHLAAWPDFDWEAFSRRVVEKHEPEGLGLTFQPYSIQIEPHDYMAELFDAVARANTILVDLSRDIWGYVSLGYFKQKLKAGEIGSSTMPHKVNPIDFENAEGNLGLANALLRHLSEKLPISRWQRDLTDSTVLRNIGVALGYATLAYTSLLTGLNKLELNEEALQADLDASWEVLAEPIQTVMRRFGVPGAYEKLKEVTRGKTVTAEALHGLIQSLEIPQAEKDRLLAMTPGSYTGKAAELARRV; the protein is encoded by the coding sequence ATGTCCACCATCACCGCCCTGTCCCCGCTGGACGGCCGCTACGCCGCCAAACTCTCCACCCTGCGCCCCATCATGAGCGAGCACGGCTACATGCAGCGCCGCGTGCAGGTGGAGGTGGCCTGGTTCATCGCGCTGTCGGATGCCGGCTTTCCCGAGTTCAAGCCGCTGAGCGTGGGCGCACGCGCCTACCTGCTGGGCCTGGTGAAGAACTTCTCCGAGGCCGACTCGGCCGCCATCAAGGACATCGAGAAGACCACCAACCACGACGTGAAGGCCGTGGAGTACTGGATCAAGAGCAGGTTCGAGGCGCGGCCCGAACTGGAGCGCGCCGCAGAGTTCGTGCACTTCGCTTGCACCAGCGAGGACATCAACAACACCAGCCACGCGCTGCAGCTGCGCGCCGGGCGCGACCAGGTGGTGCTGCCCAGCCTGGACCGCATCGTGCTCAAGCTGCGCGACATGGCCAGCCTGTACGCCGACGTGCCCATGCTCAGCCGCACGCACGGCCAGACCGCCAGCCCCACCACCGTGGGCAAGGAGCTGGCCAACGTGGTGGCGCGCCTGCAGGGCGCGGTCGAGCGCATCTCGGCCGTGAAGATCATGGGCAAGATGAACGGCGCCGTGGGCAACTACAACGCCCACCTGGCGGCCTGGCCCGATTTCGACTGGGAGGCGTTCTCGCGCCGCGTGGTCGAGAAGCACGAGCCCGAGGGCCTGGGCCTGACCTTCCAGCCCTACTCGATCCAGATCGAGCCGCACGACTACATGGCCGAGCTGTTCGACGCCGTGGCGCGCGCCAACACCATCCTGGTCGACCTCTCGCGCGACATCTGGGGCTACGTCAGCCTGGGCTACTTCAAGCAAAAGCTCAAGGCGGGCGAGATCGGCTCGTCCACCATGCCGCACAAGGTCAACCCCATCGACTTCGAGAACGCCGAGGGCAACCTGGGCCTGGCCAACGCGCTGCTGCGCCACCTGTCGGAGAAGCTGCCCATCAGCCGCTGGCAGCGCGACCTGACCGACTCCACCGTGCTGCGCAACATCGGCGTGGCGCTGGGCTATGCCACGCTGGCCTACACATCGCTGCTCACCGGCCTGAACAAGCTGGAGCTGAACGAAGAGGCGCTGCAGGCCGACCTGGATGCCTCGTGGGAAGTGCTGGCCGAGCCCATCCAGACGGTGATGCGCCGCTTCGGCGTGCCGGGTGCCTACGAGAAGCTCAAGGAAGTCACGCGCGGCAAGACCGTGACGGCCGAGGCGCTGCACGGGCTGATCCAGTCGCTGGAAATCCCCCAGGCCGAGAAGGACCGCCTGCTGGCCATGACGCCCGGTTCCTACACCGGCAAGGCCGCCGAGCTGGCGCGGCGCGTCTGA
- a CDS encoding glutathione S-transferase N-terminal domain-containing protein, translating to MKLIGSTTSPYVRKVRVVMAEKKLDYQFVLDNVWAADTQIAHTNPLGKVPCLVMEGGGTLYDSRVIVDYLDTLSPVGRLLPAPGRERAEVKTWEALADGVLDAAILVRLENTFDGRLESQRSPAWIDRQMGKVHAGLQSMSQGLGDKPFCCGGIHLSLADIAVSCALGWLEFRFPQLGWRAEHPNLGRLLDKLQQRPSFADTRPVA from the coding sequence ATGAAACTGATCGGATCGACCACCAGCCCCTACGTGCGCAAAGTGCGCGTGGTGATGGCGGAAAAAAAGCTCGACTACCAGTTCGTCCTCGACAACGTCTGGGCCGCCGACACGCAGATCGCCCACACCAACCCCCTGGGCAAGGTGCCCTGCCTGGTGATGGAGGGCGGCGGCACCCTGTACGACTCGCGCGTCATCGTGGACTACCTGGACACGCTCTCCCCCGTGGGCCGCCTGCTGCCCGCGCCGGGGCGCGAGCGCGCCGAGGTCAAGACCTGGGAGGCCCTGGCCGACGGCGTGCTGGACGCCGCCATCCTGGTGCGGCTGGAGAACACCTTCGACGGCCGCCTGGAAAGCCAGCGCAGCCCCGCCTGGATCGACCGGCAGATGGGCAAGGTGCACGCGGGGCTGCAGTCCATGTCGCAAGGCCTGGGCGACAAGCCCTTTTGCTGCGGCGGCATCCACCTGAGCCTGGCCGACATCGCCGTGAGCTGTGCGCTGGGCTGGCTGGAATTCCGCTTTCCGCAGCTCGGCTGGCGCGCCGAGCACCCCAACCTGGGCCGCCTGCTCGACAAGCTGCAGCAGCGCCCGAGCTTCGCCGACACCCGGCCCGTGGCCTGA
- a CDS encoding phosphohydrolase has translation MNLVALNIDTIPLGQPLPFALRGAQGVLLAHKGYVIRNRAELEVLLARGVSLCVDTDESGDSHRSYLAQLHQMLQSDTQLGQIAVMKISASPGAAPPRERERETFGPPAWLELQVRATQLLRTPQGQEFGPRFHVLHEELARHCAQAPDATLLALVLLSAQETQMYSATHAMLVSVACMVTARETLRWPEARVLQVGRAALSMNISMTALQDHLALQTDPLSWPQIMAIENHAMQSEALLRQLGVADPVWLEAVRRHHERTPGPLAQKSEAEQLARLIQRADVFGARIAPRASRQPMPVTAAMQGSYYDETRQVDEAGAALVKTLGIYPPGALVRLASQEVAVVLRRGATATTPRVAVVISRTGMPTGEMIPRDTTLPSWKITGPVAYKDVRVTWPLERILALV, from the coding sequence ATGAACCTCGTCGCGCTGAACATCGACACCATTCCCCTGGGCCAGCCGTTGCCCTTCGCCCTGCGCGGCGCGCAGGGCGTGCTGCTGGCGCACAAAGGCTACGTCATCCGCAACCGTGCGGAGCTGGAGGTGCTGCTGGCGCGCGGCGTCAGCCTGTGCGTGGACACCGACGAGTCGGGCGACAGCCACCGCAGCTACCTGGCGCAGCTGCACCAGATGCTGCAGTCCGACACCCAGCTCGGGCAGATCGCGGTGATGAAGATCAGCGCCAGCCCCGGTGCCGCGCCGCCGCGCGAACGCGAGCGCGAGACCTTCGGCCCGCCCGCCTGGCTGGAGCTGCAGGTGCGCGCCACGCAGCTGCTGCGCACGCCGCAGGGGCAGGAGTTCGGCCCGCGCTTCCATGTGCTGCACGAGGAACTGGCGCGCCACTGCGCCCAGGCGCCCGACGCCACGCTGCTGGCGCTGGTGCTGCTGTCGGCGCAGGAAACGCAGATGTACAGCGCCACCCACGCCATGCTGGTGTCGGTGGCCTGCATGGTCACCGCGCGTGAGACGCTGCGCTGGCCCGAGGCGCGCGTGCTCCAGGTTGGCCGGGCTGCGCTTTCCATGAATATTTCCATGACGGCGCTGCAGGACCACCTGGCGCTGCAGACCGACCCGCTGTCGTGGCCGCAGATCATGGCCATCGAGAACCACGCCATGCAGTCCGAGGCGCTGCTGCGCCAGTTGGGCGTGGCCGATCCGGTCTGGCTCGAAGCCGTGCGGCGCCACCACGAGCGCACGCCCGGGCCGCTGGCGCAAAAGAGCGAGGCCGAGCAACTGGCGCGGCTGATCCAGCGCGCCGACGTGTTCGGCGCCCGCATCGCGCCGCGCGCATCGCGCCAGCCCATGCCGGTCACGGCGGCCATGCAGGGCAGCTACTACGACGAGACGCGCCAGGTGGACGAGGCCGGCGCGGCGCTCGTCAAGACGCTGGGCATCTATCCGCCCGGCGCCCTGGTACGCCTGGCCAGCCAGGAGGTCGCCGTGGTGCTGCGCCGCGGCGCGACGGCCACGACGCCGCGCGTGGCCGTGGTGATCTCGCGCACCGGCATGCCCACGGGCGAGATGATTCCGCGCGACACGACCCTGCCGAGCTGGAAGATCACCGGCCCCGTCGCCTACAAGGACGTGCGCGTGACCTGGCCGCTGGAGCGCATCCTGGCGCTGGTGTAA